A single window of Archangium gephyra DNA harbors:
- a CDS encoding transporter substrate-binding domain-containing protein, with amino-acid sequence MLPSLSHARLALAGCMLALFAACAAHPVVTPPARETGLLRVGTSGDYPPFSSLRDGQVSGFDAALLESFASERGYRLEWVRFRWPELLADLGAQRFDMAASGLTIRPERSLAGRYTVPVARNGALLLLRRPAWAPAPATGDSEAPLALLRTLDRPDFRLAVNRGGHLERVARAHFHNARILAIPDNAAVREALASGQADAALTNTVEGPRWAEGLSGIERVGPFTRDVVALYVQPSRAALAAELDTWLLRQEARGALEALRTRYFGPGATGPTATPVDALLSATAERLALMPLVARAKQRAGQPIEVLSQEARVLEAARQEVHAAAEALGLPAPPDEAISTFFQAQMDAAKRLQLRTPPAAADAPVHSLDEELRPALARISARISTLVPRVPGGLEREATRRKAREELASTGLEGEEIDRLADALVALGAGRDDTAGAGR; translated from the coding sequence ATGCTCCCTTCCCTCTCTCACGCCCGCCTCGCGCTCGCGGGCTGCATGCTGGCCCTGTTCGCGGCGTGTGCGGCGCATCCCGTCGTCACGCCTCCCGCTCGGGAGACCGGGCTCCTCCGCGTCGGAACGAGCGGGGATTATCCTCCCTTCTCCTCCCTGCGGGACGGACAGGTGTCCGGCTTCGACGCCGCGCTCCTGGAGTCCTTCGCCTCCGAGCGTGGATACCGCCTCGAATGGGTGCGCTTCCGCTGGCCGGAGTTGCTGGCGGACCTCGGTGCTCAGCGCTTCGACATGGCGGCCAGTGGGCTCACCATTCGGCCCGAGCGTTCGCTGGCCGGGCGCTACACCGTCCCGGTGGCGCGCAATGGTGCCCTGCTGCTCCTGCGGCGCCCGGCCTGGGCCCCCGCGCCCGCGACGGGGGACTCCGAGGCGCCACTCGCGCTGCTGCGGACGCTCGACCGGCCCGACTTCCGCTTGGCCGTGAACCGGGGCGGTCATCTGGAGCGCGTGGCCCGCGCTCACTTCCACAACGCGCGCATCCTCGCCATCCCCGACAACGCGGCGGTGCGCGAGGCGCTGGCCTCCGGTCAGGCCGATGCGGCGCTCACCAACACCGTCGAGGGGCCTCGCTGGGCCGAGGGCCTCTCCGGCATCGAGCGCGTGGGCCCCTTCACCCGGGACGTGGTGGCGCTCTACGTGCAGCCCTCCCGGGCCGCGCTGGCCGCCGAGCTGGACACGTGGCTTTTGCGGCAGGAGGCCCGTGGTGCGCTCGAAGCGCTCCGCACGCGTTACTTCGGCCCCGGCGCCACCGGGCCCACCGCGACGCCCGTGGACGCACTGCTCTCCGCCACCGCCGAGCGTCTGGCCTTGATGCCCCTGGTGGCCAGGGCCAAGCAGCGCGCGGGTCAACCCATCGAGGTGCTTTCGCAGGAGGCCCGGGTGCTGGAGGCCGCTCGACAGGAGGTCCATGCCGCCGCCGAGGCCCTGGGCCTTCCAGCGCCTCCGGACGAGGCCATCTCCACCTTCTTCCAGGCACAGATGGACGCGGCGAAGCGGCTTCAACTCCGCACGCCCCCGGCCGCCGCGGACGCACCCGTGCACTCGCTCGACGAGGAGCTCCGGCCCGCGCTCGCGCGCATCAGTGCTCGCATCAGTACCCTCGTGCCGCGTGTCCCCGGAGGACTGGAGCGCGAGGCCACGCGGCGCAAGGCTCGCGAGGAGCTTGCGTCCACCGGCCTGGAGGGAGAGGAAATCGATCGCCTCGCCGATGCGCTGGTGGCGCTCGGGGCGGGCCGTGATGACACAGCCGGGGCAGGCCGGTGA
- a CDS encoding imm11 family protein: MTSRFYELTDDMTQPERWHLRSPVDEHGQKIDPWQFTEGRRLEPQGVIRFPVRPEGVVLEFTLDSFATPVVHGRVVQLFERLGIQDVQFLPVEVEGHAGPWFILNALRILRCIDDARCAEVRYFTPQDGQPEKVGEYKNVRGMRIDPARTEGAHLFRPWGWYLSLIVSEDLKRALEREGLTGPVFTEV, from the coding sequence ATGACGAGTCGATTCTACGAGTTGACGGATGACATGACCCAGCCGGAGCGCTGGCACTTGCGGAGCCCTGTGGATGAACACGGACAGAAAATCGATCCCTGGCAGTTCACCGAAGGCAGAAGGCTCGAGCCCCAGGGAGTCATCCGGTTTCCCGTGAGGCCCGAGGGCGTGGTGCTGGAGTTCACCCTGGACTCGTTCGCCACCCCCGTGGTCCACGGCCGCGTCGTCCAGCTCTTCGAGCGCCTCGGCATCCAGGACGTCCAATTCCTCCCCGTCGAGGTCGAGGGGCACGCTGGGCCCTGGTTCATCCTCAATGCACTGCGAATCCTCCGCTGCATCGACGACGCCCGCTGTGCGGAGGTGCGGTACTTCACGCCCCAGGATGGTCAGCCCGAGAAGGTCGGCGAGTACAAGAACGTGCGGGGAATGCGCATCGACCCGGCGAGGACAGAAGGCGCCCACCTCTTTCGTCCGTGGGGCTGGTACTTGTCCCTCATCGTCTCCGAGGACCTCAAGCGGGCCCTGGAGCGCGAGGGCCTCACCGGCCCGGTGTTCACCGAGGTGTGA
- a CDS encoding alpha/beta fold hydrolase: protein MMDELFSPSVQLPTPMARTRQGPAVTVMEPPTAWRDPENESPFFEPIPVRVHTIEGAGGVDLRVYDAGDVYGPPLFFVHGFSQCHLAWRRQFQSALGLGFRLVAMDLRGHGLSDKPRGAYGDGRVWARDLQAVISALELERPLMVGWSYGGMVVADYLRHFGQEHVAGVHFVSAMVKSGSEEAFGLLSPEVLALIPGLFTEESGQSRATLERFVSLLHHQPVSQETRKRVLAYTEMVPAYVREALGSRSEDYDDVLHRLTVPVLVSHGMEDRVVLPASSRHILSLVPGAQLSLYSGVGHSPFWEDARRFNRELAAFAARCW, encoded by the coding sequence ATGATGGACGAACTCTTCTCACCCTCCGTGCAGCTGCCTACTCCGATGGCGCGGACCCGCCAGGGCCCGGCCGTGACGGTGATGGAACCGCCCACGGCGTGGAGGGATCCGGAGAACGAGTCGCCCTTCTTCGAGCCCATCCCCGTGCGCGTCCACACCATCGAGGGCGCCGGGGGCGTGGACCTGCGGGTGTACGACGCGGGAGACGTGTACGGGCCGCCCCTCTTCTTCGTCCACGGCTTCTCCCAGTGCCACCTGGCCTGGCGGCGCCAGTTCCAGAGCGCCCTGGGCCTGGGCTTCCGGCTGGTGGCCATGGACCTGCGGGGGCATGGGCTGTCGGACAAGCCGCGCGGCGCCTACGGGGATGGGCGCGTGTGGGCCCGGGACCTCCAGGCCGTCATCTCCGCGCTCGAGCTGGAGCGGCCGTTGATGGTGGGCTGGTCCTACGGCGGCATGGTGGTGGCCGACTACCTGCGGCACTTCGGGCAGGAGCACGTGGCCGGGGTGCACTTCGTGTCCGCCATGGTGAAGAGCGGCTCGGAGGAGGCCTTCGGGCTGCTGTCGCCCGAGGTGCTCGCGCTCATCCCGGGGCTGTTCACCGAGGAGTCGGGACAGAGCCGCGCCACCCTGGAGCGCTTCGTGTCGCTGCTGCACCACCAGCCGGTGTCGCAGGAGACGCGCAAGCGCGTGTTGGCCTACACGGAGATGGTGCCGGCGTACGTGCGCGAGGCGCTCGGCTCGCGCTCCGAGGACTATGACGACGTGCTGCACCGGCTCACCGTGCCGGTGCTCGTCTCCCACGGGATGGAGGACCGGGTGGTGCTGCCCGCCTCCAGCCGCCACATCCTCTCCCTGGTGCCCGGGGCCCAGCTGTCCCTGTACTCGGGCGTTGGCCACTCGCCCTTCTGGGAGGACGCCCGCCGCTTCAACCGCGAGCTGGCCGCCTTCGCCGCCCGGTGCTGGTAG
- the sppA gene encoding signal peptide peptidase SppA, with product MKRFLVGSLAVVGALSILFVGALVGLLFLGASNKPGVPGQVVLELELDERLVEYVPEDSLASAFGPERLTVRDVVDALERAGGDERVKGLVVKVSGTPGSTAVVQELRDAVKAFRATGKKAVAYADTFGEGDNSTGGYYLASAFDEVYVQPSGELSVTGIALETPFARDAFAKLGVKPRMSKRQEYKAAVNTYTEQTYTAPHREETERFLTSLFGQMVKGIAEGRKLSEEQARAAMDAAPLRAQEALEAKLVDGLLYRDEVYAKVKEAAGGKAELLYLEKYLERAGRPNRTGAQTVALIYGAGEIARGKSGSSPMSGDVTMGSDTVAAAFRKAVEDPQVKAIVFRVDSPGGSYVASDTVSREVKRAREKGKPVIVTMGSYAASGGYFVAMDADKIVAQPGTLTGSIGVFNGKMVTADFWEKLGVNWEPLGVGKNATMYSSDLEFTPEQHAKNEAFLDQVYADFTSKAAAGRRMPVEKLQEVAKGRVWTGEDAKERGLVDELGGFPVALKLAKEAAKLEGPVRVEVFPRKKGAAEVLSELLGEKQGDNSDDEAAAGARVTAPWQPVLEQTRALYRLGTQLGVVGEQRRQVLSAPVPEPTW from the coding sequence ATGAAACGCTTCTTGGTGGGGTCGCTCGCGGTGGTGGGGGCGCTGAGCATCCTCTTCGTGGGGGCCCTGGTGGGGCTGCTCTTCCTGGGGGCGTCGAACAAGCCGGGGGTGCCGGGGCAGGTGGTGTTGGAGCTGGAGCTGGACGAGCGGCTGGTGGAGTACGTGCCGGAGGACTCGCTGGCGAGCGCGTTCGGCCCGGAGCGGCTGACGGTGCGGGACGTGGTGGACGCGCTGGAGCGGGCGGGAGGGGACGAGCGGGTGAAGGGGCTGGTGGTGAAGGTGAGCGGGACGCCGGGGAGCACGGCGGTGGTGCAGGAGCTGCGCGACGCGGTGAAGGCCTTCCGGGCGACGGGGAAGAAGGCGGTGGCGTACGCGGACACCTTTGGCGAGGGGGACAACTCGACGGGGGGGTACTACCTGGCCTCGGCCTTCGACGAGGTGTACGTGCAGCCCTCGGGGGAGCTGTCGGTGACGGGCATCGCCCTGGAGACGCCCTTCGCGCGCGACGCCTTCGCCAAGCTGGGGGTGAAGCCGCGGATGAGCAAGCGCCAGGAGTACAAGGCGGCGGTGAACACGTACACGGAGCAGACGTACACGGCGCCGCACCGGGAGGAGACGGAGCGCTTCCTGACGAGTCTCTTCGGGCAGATGGTGAAGGGAATCGCCGAGGGCCGCAAGCTGAGCGAGGAGCAGGCGCGGGCGGCGATGGACGCGGCGCCGCTGCGGGCGCAGGAGGCGCTGGAGGCGAAGCTGGTGGACGGGCTGCTGTACCGCGACGAGGTGTACGCGAAGGTGAAGGAGGCGGCGGGCGGGAAGGCGGAGCTGTTGTACCTGGAGAAGTACCTGGAACGGGCGGGGAGGCCGAACCGGACGGGGGCGCAGACGGTGGCGCTCATCTACGGGGCGGGGGAGATCGCGCGGGGGAAGAGCGGCTCCAGCCCCATGTCGGGGGACGTGACGATGGGGAGCGACACGGTGGCGGCGGCGTTCCGCAAGGCGGTGGAGGATCCGCAGGTGAAGGCCATCGTCTTCCGGGTGGACAGCCCCGGGGGCAGCTACGTGGCGAGCGACACGGTGAGCCGCGAGGTGAAGCGGGCGCGGGAGAAGGGCAAGCCGGTCATCGTGACGATGGGCTCGTACGCGGCGAGCGGCGGGTACTTCGTGGCGATGGACGCGGACAAGATCGTGGCGCAGCCGGGGACGCTGACGGGGAGCATCGGCGTGTTCAACGGGAAGATGGTGACGGCGGACTTCTGGGAGAAGCTGGGCGTCAACTGGGAGCCGTTGGGGGTGGGGAAGAACGCGACGATGTACAGCTCGGACCTGGAGTTCACGCCGGAGCAGCACGCGAAGAACGAGGCCTTCCTGGACCAGGTGTACGCGGACTTCACGAGCAAGGCGGCGGCGGGCCGGAGGATGCCGGTGGAGAAGCTGCAGGAGGTGGCCAAGGGGCGGGTGTGGACGGGGGAGGACGCGAAGGAGCGGGGGCTGGTGGACGAGCTGGGGGGCTTCCCGGTGGCGCTGAAACTGGCGAAGGAGGCGGCGAAGCTGGAGGGCCCGGTGCGGGTGGAGGTATTCCCGCGCAAGAAGGGGGCGGCGGAGGTGCTCTCGGAGCTGCTGGGGGAGAAGCAGGGGGACAACAGCGACGACGAGGCGGCGGCGGGCGCGCGGGTGACGGCGCCGTGGCAGCCGGTGCTCGAGCAGACGCGGGCGCTGTACCGGCTGGGCACGCAGCTGGGCGTGGTGGGCGAGCAGCGCCGCCAGGTGCTCTCCGCGCCGGTGCCCGAGCCCACCTGGTAG
- a CDS encoding AAA family ATPase, producing MSRRDLWRELYERFDPELPAPMEWRALRTHSPAKKMLETLDRPFGTPRILLTGTVGTGKTTELMHVADERENRELVVFLDLEWHFTNVVKDPNALYRIQAWEVCFLAGLALVFRFKERLGLELDPDMVKQLGEAWQRLAEATKTPNPQFDLGSFAKEALELGATLATSGALGLETSGAFKAARAAAAAVRSWTLPLGRSEKPLPDQDRQVQDLLGAVNLLLGEVQQKHRKVLLVIDGLDRIRDLPRAKALFVESQLLSQLSCPLVVCGPFALRHDVATAGVRGFGASALVNEPVLDHDDPSRPGEGVAFFRELYAQRVKDLGDEALGLVGPELLGELAYRSGGRARDFVRFIRSLAEVAWDQDAAAATPELVKQVLDEWRLRQETGLNTEHIRLLQDVMKDPEHRLPPGEVALKLLDYQHLLPYPNDSEWYYPHPLLTMHLVRPPPAGSAG from the coding sequence ATGTCACGCCGCGATCTCTGGCGAGAACTCTACGAGCGCTTCGACCCGGAGTTGCCCGCCCCCATGGAATGGCGGGCGCTCCGTACCCACAGCCCGGCGAAGAAGATGCTGGAGACGCTGGACCGGCCCTTCGGCACGCCGCGCATCCTCCTGACGGGAACGGTGGGCACGGGCAAGACGACGGAGTTGATGCACGTCGCCGATGAGCGCGAGAACCGCGAGCTGGTCGTCTTCCTGGACCTCGAGTGGCACTTCACCAACGTGGTGAAGGACCCGAACGCGCTGTATCGGATTCAGGCCTGGGAGGTGTGCTTCCTCGCGGGCCTGGCGCTGGTGTTCCGCTTCAAGGAGCGGTTGGGGCTCGAGCTCGACCCCGACATGGTGAAGCAACTCGGCGAGGCCTGGCAGCGGCTGGCCGAGGCCACCAAGACCCCGAATCCCCAATTCGATCTCGGCAGCTTCGCGAAGGAGGCCCTGGAGCTGGGCGCCACCCTCGCCACCTCGGGGGCGTTGGGTCTGGAGACCTCGGGCGCGTTCAAAGCCGCCAGGGCCGCCGCGGCCGCCGTGCGCTCCTGGACCCTGCCTTTGGGACGCAGTGAGAAGCCGCTGCCCGACCAGGACCGGCAGGTGCAGGACCTGCTGGGCGCCGTCAACCTGCTGCTGGGAGAGGTGCAGCAGAAGCACCGCAAGGTCCTGCTCGTCATCGATGGCCTGGATCGGATCCGGGACTTGCCTCGCGCCAAGGCGCTCTTCGTCGAGTCCCAGCTCCTCTCCCAGCTCAGCTGTCCGCTGGTGGTGTGTGGCCCCTTCGCGCTGCGGCACGATGTGGCCACGGCGGGAGTGCGTGGCTTCGGGGCCAGCGCGCTGGTGAACGAGCCGGTGCTGGACCATGACGACCCGAGCCGCCCCGGAGAAGGAGTGGCCTTCTTCCGCGAGCTGTATGCGCAGCGGGTGAAGGACCTGGGAGACGAGGCGCTGGGCCTGGTGGGCCCGGAGTTGCTCGGTGAGCTAGCCTACCGCTCGGGCGGGCGGGCGAGGGATTTCGTCCGGTTCATCCGTTCTCTCGCCGAGGTAGCGTGGGACCAGGATGCCGCCGCTGCGACACCGGAGCTGGTGAAGCAGGTATTGGATGAATGGCGCCTGAGACAGGAGACGGGATTGAACACGGAGCACATCCGGCTCCTGCAGGATGTGATGAAGGATCCGGAGCACCGGCTGCCGCCAGGCGAGGTGGCGCTCAAGCTGCTCGACTATCAGCACCTGTTGCCCTATCCCAACGACTCGGAATGGTACTACCCCCATCCGCTGCTCACGATGCATCTGGTCCGGCCACCCCCGGCTGGCTCCGCCGGCTGA
- a CDS encoding tetratricopeptide repeat protein, translating to MLVDHARLERLGELVRALLPIAPELEVHTEAYRMAEARPGSTLVLVPRAEDADWLNINRPLFAARALRVVLFCTREVTVALSRGAVDFLDWVSLRLECPTGPAPYAVAGLRCALAARVPGIVWTGGDLEASFAAARKGRTLRRISAARPYEELVAEAKAAGRREWLAWTDVDGDFRLRRVRWALAEARRRTRAILVEPAVRSPGWWEVHARVAEPAEACERLRSAGAKQPGRLAALVDLEPETIQLLGGLLERGVEEHFLEGELLKSAAPGTAVGRLASEQGLVTEKEQVRGRAPPPVMRALGVDRDRMRRLYEAELNAIEQQLHSEEQVDAEDTAFWSANTRSTRFVPSGNRGELAEGLLRRTPWTSERWEQAANIALLAGDAAVAHLWARRAFETDNDQWEVLTQVLIRQGRFTEAESLLRRQLQAERTPDLARGWILHELGLVLERQGKYAEAEALLRQSLSIKKQALGTHHPDYGASLHVLAMVLDRQGKYAEAEALLRQSLSIDEQALGPHHPNYGASLHVLAMVLDRQGKYAEAEALLRQSLSIYAQALGTHHPHYGASLHALAGVLERQGKYAEAEALLRQSLSIDEQALGTHHPDYGASLHVLAMVLDSQGKYAEAEALLRQSLSIYAQALGTHHPHYGASLHELARVLGNQGKYAETEALLRQALSIYAQALGTHHPDYGASLHGLALVLQQQGRYAEAEALLRQAHSIIEQALGPRHPQLCAVLASLGSNLAAQNRPQEGETFLLRSANIASAALGPKQPEKAQVLTLLAGVQAALKKPEAATTAQQAMDALLASLGPEHPITKEALPRLRQILAGNN from the coding sequence GTGCTGGTGGACCACGCCCGGCTCGAGCGGCTGGGGGAGTTGGTGCGGGCCCTGCTCCCCATCGCCCCGGAGCTGGAGGTCCACACCGAGGCCTACCGGATGGCGGAGGCCCGGCCCGGCTCGACGCTGGTGCTGGTGCCTCGCGCGGAGGACGCGGACTGGCTGAACATCAACCGGCCGCTGTTCGCCGCGCGAGCGCTGCGCGTGGTGCTGTTCTGCACGCGTGAGGTGACCGTGGCCCTGTCACGGGGCGCCGTGGACTTCCTCGACTGGGTGTCACTGCGGTTGGAGTGCCCCACGGGACCGGCTCCCTACGCGGTGGCGGGGCTGCGCTGCGCACTGGCCGCCCGGGTGCCCGGCATCGTGTGGACGGGGGGCGACCTAGAGGCGAGCTTCGCCGCGGCGAGAAAGGGCCGGACGCTTCGGCGGATCAGTGCCGCGAGGCCGTACGAGGAACTCGTCGCGGAGGCGAAGGCAGCCGGCCGGAGGGAGTGGCTCGCGTGGACGGACGTGGATGGAGACTTCCGGCTGCGGCGGGTGCGCTGGGCGCTAGCCGAGGCGAGACGCCGGACGCGGGCCATCCTGGTGGAACCCGCCGTGCGGTCCCCCGGGTGGTGGGAAGTTCATGCGCGGGTGGCGGAGCCAGCGGAGGCCTGCGAGCGATTGAGGAGCGCAGGGGCGAAGCAGCCGGGCCGGTTAGCAGCGCTGGTGGACCTGGAGCCCGAAACCATCCAGTTGCTGGGCGGACTGCTGGAACGAGGCGTCGAAGAGCACTTCCTGGAAGGGGAACTGCTGAAGAGTGCTGCTCCGGGAACGGCTGTTGGGCGGCTGGCCTCTGAGCAGGGTCTGGTGACGGAGAAGGAGCAGGTTCGTGGAAGGGCGCCCCCGCCCGTGATGCGAGCATTGGGAGTGGATCGTGACCGGATGCGGCGGCTGTATGAGGCGGAACTGAACGCCATCGAGCAGCAGTTGCACAGCGAAGAGCAGGTAGACGCCGAGGACACGGCTTTCTGGTCCGCAAACACCCGCTCCACGCGATTCGTACCATCTGGAAACCGAGGCGAGTTGGCTGAAGGATTGCTCCGGAGAACACCTTGGACAAGTGAGCGCTGGGAGCAGGCCGCCAACATCGCCCTCCTGGCGGGAGACGCGGCTGTAGCCCATCTCTGGGCTAGAAGAGCGTTTGAGACCGACAATGATCAGTGGGAAGTGCTCACCCAGGTTCTCATCAGACAAGGACGCTTCACCGAAGCCGAATCACTTCTCCGCCGCCAGCTTCAAGCTGAACGAACTCCAGATCTGGCTCGCGGGTGGATCCTTCACGAACTGGGTCTCGTTCTCGAGAGGCAGGGCAAGTATGCTGAGGCGGAGGCGCTGCTTCGCCAGTCTCTATCCATCAAGAAGCAGGCGCTCGGCACACACCACCCGGACTACGGCGCTTCGCTCCACGTCCTGGCCATGGTGCTCGACAGGCAGGGCAAGTATGCCGAGGCGGAGGCTCTGCTTCGCCAGTCTCTCTCCATTGATGAGCAGGCGCTTGGCCCACACCACCCCAACTACGGCGCTTCGCTCCACGTCCTGGCCATGGTGCTCGACAGGCAGGGCAAGTATGCCGAGGCGGAGGCTCTGCTTCGCCAGTCTCTCTCCATCTATGCGCAGGCGCTCGGCACACACCACCCGCACTACGGCGCTTCGCTTCACGCCCTGGCCGGGGTGCTCGAAAGGCAGGGCAAGTATGCCGAGGCGGAGGCTCTGCTGCGCCAGTCTCTCTCCATTGATGAGCAGGCGCTCGGCACACACCACCCGGACTACGGCGCTTCGCTCCACGTCCTGGCCATGGTGCTCGACAGTCAGGGCAAGTATGCCGAGGCGGAGGCTCTGCTTCGCCAGTCTCTCTCCATCTATGCGCAGGCGCTCGGCACACACCACCCGCACTACGGCGCTTCGCTCCATGAATTGGCCAGGGTGCTCGGCAATCAGGGCAAGTATGCCGAGACGGAGGCTCTGCTGCGCCAAGCTCTCTCCATCTATGCGCAGGCGCTCGGCACACACCACCCGGACTACGGCGCTTCGCTCCACGGCCTAGCCCTGGTGCTCCAACAACAAGGCCGATACGCCGAAGCAGAGGCGTTACTCCGCCAAGCCCATTCCATCATCGAGCAGGCACTCGGCCCTCGACATCCACAGCTCTGCGCTGTTCTCGCGAGCCTCGGCTCCAACCTAGCCGCACAGAATCGCCCCCAGGAGGGAGAGACGTTTCTGCTGCGCTCCGCCAACATCGCTAGTGCCGCCCTGGGGCCGAAACAGCCCGAGAAAGCGCAAGTCCTTACCCTACTCGCAGGAGTCCAGGCCGCATTGAAAAAGCCCGAAGCCGCCACCACGGCCCAGCAGGCCATGGACGCCCTACTCGCATCTCTTGGGCCGGAGCACCCCATCACGAAAGAGGCGCTTCCCAGACTCCGACAGATCCTGGCTGGCAACAACT